A single genomic interval of Polaribacter vadi harbors:
- the ubiE gene encoding bifunctional demethylmenaquinone methyltransferase/2-methoxy-6-polyprenyl-1,4-benzoquinol methylase UbiE, translating into MSAEKINPYKDSTLGKKEQVAKMFDTISGNYDGLNRVISLGIDVKWRKKVVEIVGKNNPKQILDIATGTGDLALMMAALKPDRIVGLDISAGMLDVGKQKIAKANLSDKIEMIVGDSEEMPFDDNTFDAITVSFGVRNFANLNKGLTEIARVLKPTGVLVILETSNPVKFPFKQGYKLYTNLFLPAVGKLLSKDKVAYSYLSESANSFPFGEAFNNILQKNGFTHTEATPVTFGVATIYTASL; encoded by the coding sequence ATGTCAGCAGAAAAAATTAATCCTTACAAAGATTCAACTTTAGGAAAAAAAGAGCAAGTTGCTAAAATGTTTGACACTATTTCTGGCAATTACGATGGTTTAAACAGAGTTATTTCTTTAGGAATCGATGTAAAATGGCGTAAAAAAGTTGTTGAGATTGTTGGTAAAAATAATCCAAAGCAAATTTTAGACATTGCAACAGGAACAGGAGATTTAGCTTTAATGATGGCTGCTTTAAAACCAGATAGAATTGTAGGTTTAGATATTTCTGCAGGAATGTTAGACGTTGGAAAACAGAAAATTGCCAAAGCAAATCTTTCTGATAAAATAGAAATGATTGTAGGCGATTCTGAAGAAATGCCTTTTGATGATAATACTTTCGATGCAATTACAGTTTCTTTTGGTGTGCGTAATTTTGCAAACCTAAACAAAGGTTTAACAGAAATTGCAAGAGTTTTAAAACCCACTGGAGTTTTGGTTATTTTAGAAACTTCAAACCCAGTAAAATTTCCTTTTAAACAAGGTTATAAATTATATACAAACCTATTTTTACCAGCAGTTGGTAAATTACTTTCTAAAGATAAAGTTGCCTATTCGTATTTATCTGAATCTGCAAATTCTTTTCCTTTTGGAGAAGCTTTCAACAATATTTTACAAAAAAATGGGTTTACACATACAGAAGCTACTCCTGTAACTTTTGGAGTGGCCACAATTTACACTGCAAGTTTATAA
- a CDS encoding NifU family protein, whose translation MQETKITIQETTNETILKFNSTQVLINGGSYEFANIDEAKNSPLAQQLFYLPFVKKIFVTANFIAIQRFDIVEWQDVQEEVAEQIQAYLNDGNVVVNEQTSSTKKEAIEVYAEVTPNPGVMKFGTNKNLTQTDVEFKNIEEASKSSPLAQAIFNFPFVKEVFISDNYVSVTKYDMVEWKEVFAEVRTFIREYLVEGKTIIKELPTLETVTNKETIAPVIELEGIPAQISDILDEYIKPAVAGDGGNIAFRSYDEKNKVVSVVLQGACSGCPSSTATLKNGIEALLKDMLPNQVNEVIAING comes from the coding sequence ATGCAAGAGACAAAAATTACTATTCAAGAAACTACAAACGAAACCATTTTAAAATTTAATAGCACACAAGTTTTAATAAATGGAGGTAGTTATGAATTCGCAAATATAGACGAAGCAAAAAACTCTCCTTTAGCGCAACAATTATTTTATTTACCTTTTGTAAAAAAGATATTTGTTACCGCTAATTTTATTGCAATTCAACGATTTGATATTGTGGAATGGCAAGATGTACAAGAAGAAGTTGCAGAACAAATTCAAGCTTATTTAAATGATGGAAATGTGGTTGTAAACGAACAAACCTCATCAACAAAAAAAGAAGCCATAGAAGTATATGCAGAAGTTACCCCAAACCCTGGAGTAATGAAGTTTGGTACAAACAAGAATTTAACACAAACAGATGTTGAGTTTAAAAATATAGAAGAAGCAAGTAAATCTTCTCCTTTAGCACAAGCAATTTTTAATTTTCCTTTCGTAAAAGAAGTTTTTATTTCTGATAATTATGTTTCTGTAACCAAATACGATATGGTGGAATGGAAAGAGGTTTTTGCTGAAGTAAGAACGTTTATTCGCGAGTATTTAGTGGAAGGAAAAACCATCATTAAAGAATTACCAACTTTAGAAACTGTAACAAACAAAGAAACAATTGCTCCAGTTATTGAGTTAGAAGGAATTCCTGCTCAAATTTCAGATATTTTAGACGAATATATAAAACCTGCTGTAGCTGGTGATGGAGGTAATATTGCTTTTAGATCTTATGATGAAAAGAATAAGGTTGTGAGCGTAGTTTTACAAGGCGCTTGTAGTGGTTGTCCATCTTCTACAGCAACTTTAAAAAACGGAATTGAAGCGTTGTTAAAAGACATGTTGCCAAATCAAGTAAACGAAGTTATAGCCATTAATGGTTAG
- a CDS encoding OmpP1/FadL family transporter — translation MKKLFIAAIFTFTAFTSFSQSLSYQDLAILFSQDDKNGTARFTAMSGAFGALGGDISSMNVNPAGLSVFNNSSFSGTLNSRNTEIKSNYYGANLINQNQYTNLSQAGAVLVFDSAYKSDWSKFAVGINYRITKDFNNSFLAQGNSGVATFTEYPLDTNNPALVYGIADEQRFNNTFAGELSEVNFGFSSVYDQKLHVGLGLNFYDLNFNQQSTLTEFNSDVDGNELDANLYQENFTTATGFSANLGFIYRANQSFRFGLSYQTPTWFSEIIEDSNIVNNEGFFGDTEIIVSNDNLIYDNTADGFFPSQQLFYRLRTPSKLTASTAFIFGKNGLLSLDYSNKNYKGITLSEDDFSAENQAFQNDFRNTHNLNIGTEWRLDKFSVRGGYSYEQTPFENNNFNPGSALQLDDVTGYSFGAGYNFGNFKVDFAYSNSNRTGAYNFYSGFNVDATKLTLDNRFFTGTVSISL, via the coding sequence ATGAAAAAACTTTTTATAGCAGCTATATTTACATTCACTGCATTCACGTCATTTTCTCAATCATTAAGTTACCAAGATTTAGCAATTTTGTTTTCTCAAGATGATAAAAATGGAACTGCTAGATTTACAGCAATGAGTGGTGCTTTTGGAGCATTAGGTGGAGATATTTCATCTATGAATGTAAATCCTGCAGGATTATCAGTATTTAACAATAGTTCGTTTTCTGGAACACTTAATTCTAGAAATACAGAAATTAAATCAAATTATTATGGTGCTAACTTAATAAATCAAAATCAGTATACAAATTTGTCGCAAGCAGGAGCTGTTTTGGTTTTTGACAGTGCTTACAAATCGGATTGGAGTAAATTTGCAGTTGGTATTAATTATAGAATTACAAAAGATTTTAACAACAGCTTTTTAGCACAAGGTAATAGTGGAGTTGCAACGTTTACAGAATATCCTTTAGACACAAATAACCCTGCTTTAGTTTATGGTATTGCAGATGAGCAACGCTTTAATAATACCTTTGCAGGTGAATTAAGTGAAGTGAATTTTGGTTTTTCTTCTGTCTATGACCAGAAGCTACATGTTGGATTAGGACTTAATTTTTATGATTTAAATTTTAACCAGCAATCTACTTTAACTGAATTTAATAGTGATGTTGATGGAAATGAATTAGATGCTAATTTATACCAAGAAAACTTTACAACTGCAACTGGCTTTTCTGCTAATTTAGGTTTTATTTATAGAGCTAACCAAAGTTTTAGATTTGGTTTGTCTTACCAAACACCAACTTGGTTTTCAGAAATTATTGAAGATAGTAATATTGTAAATAATGAAGGTTTTTTCGGTGATACAGAAATTATTGTTAGTAATGATAACTTAATATATGATAATACAGCTGATGGTTTTTTCCCTTCGCAACAATTATTTTATAGATTAAGAACCCCAAGTAAATTAACAGCGAGTACTGCATTTATTTTTGGTAAAAACGGCTTATTAAGCTTAGATTATAGCAATAAAAATTATAAAGGAATTACACTTTCTGAAGATGATTTTTCCGCTGAAAACCAAGCTTTTCAAAACGATTTTAGAAATACGCATAATCTGAACATTGGTACAGAATGGCGTTTAGACAAATTTAGTGTTAGAGGTGGTTATTCTTATGAGCAAACTCCTTTTGAAAATAATAATTTTAATCCTGGTAGTGCTTTACAATTAGATGACGTTACTGGCTATTCGTTTGGAGCTGGTTATAATTTCGGGAATTTTAAAGTAGATTTTGCCTACAGTAATAGCAACAGAACTGGTGCTTATAATTTCTATTCTGGTTTTAATGTTGATGCAACAAAATTAACTTTAGATAACAGATTTTTTACAGGAACCGTTTCTATAAGTTTATAA
- the proS gene encoding proline--tRNA ligase yields MSKKLTKRSEDYSKWYNELVVKADLAENSAVRGCMVIKPYGYAIWENMQKELDRMFKETGHENAYFPLFVPKSLFEAEEKNAEGFAKECAVVTHYRLQNDPDNPGKLRVDPEAKLEEELVVRPTSEAIIWNTYKGWIQSYRDLPLLINQWANVVRWEMRTRLFLRTAEFLWQEGHTAHATKTEAITEAKQMQDVYAEFAENFMAMPVIKGVKSDSERFAGAEDTYTIEALMQDGKALQAGTSHFLGQNFAKAFDVKYTSKEGKQEYVWATSWGVSTRLIGGLIMTHSDDLGLVLPPKLAPIQVVIVPIYKNDEQLEAISEKVNFLVKDLRKKGISVKFDDRDTFRPGAKFAEYELKGVPIRIAIGNRDIENGTLEIARRDTLEKQTISQDDTVVFIEKLLEEIQQNLFDRAINFRKEHTTEVNDFKEFKQAIKNTGGFVSAHWDGTEETEDRIKEYTKATIRCIPNDAIEEEGVCVLTGKPSSKRVLFAKAY; encoded by the coding sequence ATGAGTAAAAAGTTAACGAAAAGATCAGAGGATTATTCTAAATGGTATAATGAATTAGTTGTTAAAGCTGATTTAGCAGAAAATTCAGCTGTTAGAGGTTGTATGGTTATAAAACCTTATGGATATGCTATTTGGGAAAACATGCAGAAAGAGTTGGATAGAATGTTTAAAGAAACAGGTCATGAAAATGCCTATTTCCCACTTTTTGTTCCTAAAAGTTTATTTGAAGCAGAAGAAAAAAATGCTGAAGGATTTGCAAAGGAATGTGCAGTAGTAACTCATTATCGTTTGCAGAATGATCCTGATAATCCAGGAAAATTAAGAGTAGATCCAGAAGCTAAATTAGAAGAAGAATTGGTAGTAAGACCAACATCCGAAGCTATTATTTGGAATACCTATAAAGGATGGATTCAGTCTTATAGAGATTTACCTTTATTGATAAATCAATGGGCAAATGTTGTTCGTTGGGAAATGCGTACTCGTTTGTTTTTAAGAACTGCAGAGTTTTTATGGCAAGAAGGACATACAGCACACGCAACAAAAACCGAAGCAATTACAGAAGCAAAACAAATGCAAGATGTCTATGCAGAATTTGCCGAAAATTTTATGGCAATGCCTGTAATTAAGGGTGTAAAATCTGATAGTGAACGTTTTGCAGGTGCAGAAGATACCTATACAATTGAAGCTTTAATGCAAGATGGAAAAGCTTTACAAGCAGGAACAAGTCATTTTTTAGGACAAAACTTTGCCAAAGCTTTTGATGTAAAATATACTTCAAAAGAAGGGAAACAAGAATATGTTTGGGCAACTTCTTGGGGTGTTTCTACACGTTTAATAGGAGGTTTAATAATGACGCACTCAGATGATTTAGGTTTGGTGCTTCCTCCAAAGTTAGCTCCAATTCAAGTGGTAATTGTTCCCATTTATAAAAATGATGAACAATTAGAAGCAATTTCAGAAAAAGTAAACTTTTTAGTTAAAGATCTGCGTAAAAAAGGAATCTCTGTAAAGTTTGATGACAGAGATACTTTTAGACCAGGGGCAAAGTTTGCAGAATATGAATTAAAAGGAGTTCCTATTAGAATTGCTATTGGAAATCGAGATATAGAAAACGGAACTTTAGAAATTGCAAGAAGAGATACTTTAGAAAAACAAACTATTTCTCAAGATGATACAGTAGTTTTTATAGAGAAGCTTTTGGAAGAAATTCAACAGAATTTATTCGATAGAGCAATTAACTTTAGAAAAGAACATACTACAGAAGTAAACGATTTTAAAGAATTTAAACAAGCAATAAAAAATACAGGTGGTTTTGTTTCTGCTCATTGGGATGGAACAGAAGAAACCGAAGATAGAATTAAAGAATATACAAAAGCTACAATTAGATGCATTCCAAATGATGCTATTGAAGAAGAAGGTGTGTGTGTTTTAACAGGAAAACCTTCATCAAAAAGAGTATTATTTGCAAAAGCTTATTAA
- the rpsT gene encoding 30S ribosomal protein S20 translates to MANHKSALKRIRSNDAKRLRNKYQHKTTRNAVRDLRAIEDKTEAETKLGKVISMLDKLAKKNIIHKNKAANLKSQLTKKVSAL, encoded by the coding sequence ATGGCAAATCACAAGTCAGCATTAAAGAGAATTAGAAGTAACGACGCTAAAAGGCTTCGTAACAAATATCAGCACAAAACAACTCGTAACGCAGTTAGAGATTTACGTGCAATTGAAGATAAAACAGAAGCAGAAACTAAATTGGGTAAAGTTATTTCTATGCTAGATAAATTAGCTAAAAAGAATATTATTCATAAAAATAAAGCAGCTAACTTAAAATCTCAATTGACTAAAAAGGTTTCTGCATTATAA
- the rodA gene encoding rod shape-determining protein RodA, with protein MRQEQNNIFAGIDWILVFIYIALVGFGWVNIFAASKTEEDVELIGFATKYGKQLIFIVLTIPLIILILFFNSKFYEKYASIFYIISIFSLILLFPFGKEINGAKSWFNFGVLGLQPSEFMKAFTALAVAKLLSDRQYNFKLIKNQIKAFIIIFFPAFLITLQPDAGSALIYLAFFFVLHREGLTLNYILLGITFITLFILTIFFGASKMFLSLFIIITIVVAYIIYRGGKRFLRFNWHKVIAIYAIIALFIFGTGYTYNNVFKQHHRDRFEVLLGLKVDNRNIGYNSYQSELTISSGGLSGKGFLNGNLTQGDFVPEQHTDYIFSTVGEEWGFLGSSFVIILFMLLMYRIIYLAESHTNKFGRIYGYSLASILFFHVIVNIGMVIGLLPTVGIPLPFFSYGGSSLWGFTILLFIFIRLDAHKNYDF; from the coding sequence TTGCGTCAAGAACAAAATAATATATTTGCAGGTATAGACTGGATTTTAGTTTTTATTTATATAGCTTTAGTTGGGTTTGGTTGGGTTAATATTTTTGCAGCTTCAAAAACTGAAGAAGATGTTGAACTTATAGGTTTTGCTACAAAATATGGTAAACAGTTAATTTTTATTGTTTTAACCATTCCACTTATTATTCTTATTCTTTTTTTTAATTCAAAATTTTATGAAAAATATGCTAGTATTTTTTATATAATATCAATTTTTTCGTTAATACTTTTATTCCCTTTTGGTAAAGAAATTAATGGAGCAAAATCTTGGTTTAATTTTGGGGTTTTAGGGCTACAACCATCTGAATTTATGAAAGCTTTTACGGCACTTGCTGTTGCTAAATTATTAAGTGACAGGCAGTATAATTTTAAGTTGATAAAAAATCAGATAAAGGCATTCATTATTATATTTTTTCCGGCATTTCTAATTACTCTTCAACCAGATGCTGGTTCTGCACTTATTTATCTTGCTTTCTTTTTTGTTTTACATAGAGAAGGTTTAACTCTTAATTACATTTTATTAGGAATAACTTTTATTACATTATTTATTTTAACCATTTTTTTTGGTGCAAGTAAAATGTTTTTGTCACTTTTTATTATAATTACAATTGTTGTAGCCTATATTATTTATAGAGGAGGTAAAAGGTTTTTAAGATTTAACTGGCATAAAGTAATAGCTATTTATGCGATTATAGCATTATTTATCTTTGGAACAGGGTATACTTATAACAATGTTTTTAAACAACACCATAGAGATCGTTTTGAAGTATTGTTAGGTTTAAAGGTTGATAATAGAAATATTGGATACAATTCATATCAATCTGAACTAACTATTAGTTCTGGTGGCTTAAGTGGAAAAGGATTTTTAAATGGCAATTTAACTCAAGGTGATTTTGTTCCTGAACAACATACAGATTATATTTTTAGCACAGTAGGTGAAGAATGGGGATTTTTAGGGAGTAGTTTTGTTATAATTCTATTTATGCTATTAATGTATAGAATAATATATTTAGCGGAATCGCATACAAACAAATTTGGAAGAATATATGGTTACAGCTTAGCTTCTATTTTATTTTTCCACGTTATTGTTAATATTGGGATGGTAATAGGATTATTACCAACTGTAGGTATTCCATTGCCCTTTTTTAGTTATGGAGGCTCTTCTCTTTGGGGTTTTACAATCTTACTATTTATATTTATAAGATTAGATGCTCATAAAAATTATGATTTTTAA
- the mrdA gene encoding penicillin-binding protein 2, with protein MQKSFLLYFLITLIGIVFIGRLFQLQIIRSESYDPIHNAAVKTIYDYPERGYIYDRNGKLLVANQLSYDVMVQPNQVKAIDTLEFCKLLKIDKEDFIKRLQKAEDYAPYLASVFLKQLAKEDFAFLQEKLHKYTGFFIQKRIIRDYPIKAAANVLGYIGEVNEEKARNSNYYEQGELEGKDGVERQYEDILRGRKGKKYLHRNRFNKVTGSYKDGVYDTLPENGKDLVLTLDIELQLYAQQLMKGKRGGIVAIEPSTGEILALVTAPSYDPNMLVGRKRSKNSVLLFNDTISKPSYDRGLLAAYAPGSPFKMMNALIGLQENVINQQTAFKCYGGYRYGNRAGEFMGCHCGIYGSPIQLKTAIAKSCNSYFSNTYKRIVEKDNNPTEGLNTWHDHVASFGLGNFLGYDLPAGQKGLIPDGNYYDSRYRYSWNGSTTISNAIGQGEVLTTPIQLANFTAAIANRGYFFTPHIVKKIDTAFIDNPNYTEAKKTTIDKQHFSPVIEAMHEVFKTGTGKWSQVKDIDICGKTGTAENFIIVDGIKEQLKDHSILVAFAPKDNPKIALAVFVENGGYGSTIAAPITSLMIEKYINGKISEKNKHRELNMLNMSLQEIYDKQIQKPLEEIASRTK; from the coding sequence ATGCAAAAAAGTTTTTTACTCTATTTTCTGATTACACTAATCGGAATTGTTTTTATTGGGCGTTTGTTTCAATTACAAATAATTAGAAGCGAAAGTTATGATCCAATCCATAATGCAGCCGTAAAAACAATTTACGACTATCCTGAACGTGGTTATATCTATGATAGAAATGGTAAATTATTAGTTGCCAATCAACTTTCTTATGATGTAATGGTGCAACCAAATCAAGTAAAAGCTATAGATACTTTAGAGTTTTGTAAACTTCTAAAAATCGATAAAGAAGATTTTATAAAACGTCTTCAAAAGGCAGAAGATTATGCTCCTTATTTAGCATCTGTTTTCTTAAAACAATTAGCAAAAGAAGATTTTGCATTTTTACAAGAAAAGCTACATAAATACACTGGTTTTTTTATCCAAAAAAGAATTATTAGAGATTATCCAATCAAAGCTGCTGCTAATGTTTTAGGTTATATTGGTGAAGTTAATGAAGAAAAAGCAAGAAATAGCAATTATTATGAACAAGGAGAATTAGAAGGAAAAGATGGTGTAGAAAGACAATATGAAGATATTTTAAGAGGTAGAAAAGGTAAAAAATACTTACATAGAAATCGATTTAACAAGGTTACAGGATCTTACAAAGACGGAGTTTACGATACATTACCTGAAAATGGAAAAGACCTAGTCCTTACGTTAGATATAGAATTACAATTATATGCGCAACAATTAATGAAAGGAAAACGTGGGGGAATTGTTGCCATAGAACCTTCTACTGGAGAAATTTTAGCCTTAGTAACTGCTCCTTCTTACGATCCTAATATGTTAGTTGGTAGAAAACGATCAAAAAATTCTGTTCTTTTATTTAATGATACCATTAGCAAACCAAGTTACGACAGAGGTTTATTAGCAGCTTATGCTCCTGGAAGTCCTTTTAAAATGATGAATGCCTTAATTGGTTTGCAAGAAAATGTAATTAATCAGCAAACTGCATTTAAGTGTTATGGAGGTTATAGATATGGAAACAGAGCTGGTGAATTTATGGGTTGCCATTGTGGAATTTACGGAAGTCCAATTCAATTAAAAACAGCTATTGCAAAGTCTTGTAACAGTTATTTTTCAAATACTTATAAAAGAATTGTAGAAAAAGACAACAACCCGACTGAAGGTTTAAATACCTGGCACGATCATGTGGCTAGTTTTGGTTTGGGTAATTTTTTAGGCTATGATTTACCTGCAGGCCAAAAAGGATTAATTCCTGATGGTAATTATTATGATAGTCGTTATAGATATTCTTGGAATGGGTCTACAACTATATCAAATGCAATTGGTCAAGGTGAGGTGTTAACAACCCCTATACAATTAGCAAACTTTACTGCTGCTATTGCAAATAGAGGCTATTTTTTTACTCCACACATCGTTAAAAAAATTGACACTGCTTTTATTGACAATCCAAACTACACAGAAGCTAAAAAAACAACCATAGATAAACAACACTTTTCGCCTGTTATAGAAGCAATGCACGAAGTTTTTAAAACAGGAACAGGAAAATGGTCCCAAGTTAAAGATATTGATATTTGTGGAAAAACAGGAACTGCAGAAAATTTTATTATTGTTGATGGAATAAAAGAACAATTAAAAGATCATTCTATTTTAGTGGCATTTGCACCAAAAGACAATCCGAAAATAGCCTTAGCTGTTTTTGTAGAAAATGGGGGTTATGGTTCTACAATTGCAGCTCCAATAACCAGTTTAATGATCGAAAAATATATTAACGGAAAAATCTCTGAGAAAAATAAACACAGAGAATTGAATATGTTAAATATGAGCTTGCAAGAAATTTATGACAAACAAATTCAAAAACCCTTAGAAGAAATTGCGTCAAGAACAAAATAA
- the mreD gene encoding rod shape-determining protein MreD: MNNPFNMVTLFFFLLFLQVFVLNNILFLGFINPYLYIVFVFLYPLKENRFPFLLYSFLLGLSVDFFSDSGGIHAFSILFISYIRLFFVRIYFRKIPADFPFFKLKSESFGKIFNYVVTLTIIHHLIYFSFANFSFYNFSNVLLNTIYSSIFTLLLYFLGTYIFTKSE; encoded by the coding sequence ATGAATAATCCATTTAATATGGTTACGTTATTTTTTTTCCTGCTTTTTTTGCAGGTTTTTGTGCTGAATAACATTTTATTTTTAGGATTTATAAATCCATACTTATATATTGTTTTTGTTTTTTTATACCCACTAAAAGAAAATAGATTCCCATTTTTACTTTACAGTTTTTTATTAGGTCTTTCTGTTGATTTTTTTTCTGATTCAGGAGGTATTCATGCATTTTCAATTTTATTCATCTCTTATATACGATTGTTTTTTGTAAGAATTTATTTTAGAAAAATACCTGCAGATTTTCCATTTTTTAAATTAAAATCAGAATCTTTTGGTAAAATTTTCAATTATGTAGTAACTTTAACAATCATTCATCATCTTATCTACTTTTCTTTTGCTAATTTTAGTTTTTATAATTTTTCTAACGTACTTTTAAATACAATTTATTCAAGTATTTTTACGTTGTTATTATATTTTTTAGGTACTTATATTTTTACTAAAAGCGAATAA
- the mreC gene encoding rod shape-determining protein MreC, with translation MQQLIYFFQKFKYFLFFLLLSFISLTLTFNNLDFHKSKFVNSANFITGGFYSQTSNISEYWNLKSENKLLAEENTRLKNLLEKYNSVSFSIDSIVIDSVKYQQKYMFTTAKIINNNYDKEFNFLTIDKGENQGIKKEMAVINSKGIIGITDNSSGDYARVQSILNRNSKINARLKNSNYFGSLSWNGKDYNTVQLSDIPRQAPLEIGDTIETGGKSTIFPEGILVGTISKINKGNTADNKVDVTLFNDMSNLGFVQVIKNLDTIEINLLEAQDE, from the coding sequence ATGCAACAACTCATCTATTTTTTTCAGAAATTTAAATACTTTCTGTTCTTTTTATTGTTATCATTTATTTCGCTTACGTTAACGTTTAATAATCTTGATTTCCACAAAAGTAAATTTGTAAATTCTGCGAATTTTATAACTGGCGGTTTTTATTCTCAAACGTCTAATATTTCTGAATATTGGAATCTGAAATCTGAAAACAAACTTTTAGCTGAAGAAAACACGCGTTTAAAAAACCTGTTAGAAAAATACAACTCCGTAAGTTTTAGTATCGATTCTATTGTTATCGATTCTGTAAAATATCAACAGAAATATATGTTTACTACTGCAAAAATTATCAATAATAATTACGATAAAGAGTTTAATTTTTTAACGATTGATAAAGGTGAAAATCAAGGTATAAAAAAAGAAATGGCTGTAATTAATAGTAAAGGGATTATTGGAATTACAGATAATTCTTCTGGAGATTACGCAAGAGTTCAATCTATTTTAAATAGAAACAGTAAAATTAATGCTCGTTTAAAAAACAGCAACTATTTTGGTTCTTTAAGTTGGAATGGAAAAGATTACAATACTGTTCAACTTTCTGACATACCAAGACAAGCACCTTTAGAAATTGGTGACACCATAGAAACTGGAGGGAAATCTACTATTTTTCCAGAGGGAATCTTGGTAGGCACTATCTCTAAAATTAACAAAGGAAATACAGCAGACAATAAAGTAGATGTTACTCTTTTTAATGATATGAGCAATTTAGGTTTTGTACAGGTTATTAAAAATTTAGATACTATAGAAATAAATCTTTTAGAAGCTCAAGATGAATAA
- a CDS encoding rod shape-determining protein: MGFFDFMTEDIAIDLGTANTLIIHNGKVVIDAPSIVARNRLTGKIIAIGEEANLMQGKTHENIKTIRPLKDGVIADFQASEEMIKEFVKKIPSIKKKLFPPALRMVICIPSGITEVEKRAVRDSAKHMNAKEIYLIYEPMAAAIGVGIDIMEPKGNMIIDIGGGTTEIAVIALGGIVCDQSVKVAGDLFTNDIMYYMRTQHNLHVGETTAEKIKITIGAATEDLDTPPDEMLVQGRDLLSGKPKQVQVSFREIAKALDKSILRIEDAVMETLSKTPPELAADIYNTGIYLAGGGSMLRGLDKRLSRKTDLPVYVADDPLRAVVRGTGIALKELKKYKNVLMN, from the coding sequence ATGGGTTTTTTTGATTTTATGACGGAAGACATTGCGATTGATTTAGGAACCGCAAACACGTTGATAATTCACAATGGAAAAGTGGTTATTGATGCACCTTCTATTGTTGCTAGAAATAGACTAACTGGTAAAATTATTGCAATTGGTGAGGAAGCTAATTTAATGCAAGGTAAAACGCATGAAAACATCAAAACTATTCGTCCTTTAAAAGACGGAGTTATTGCAGATTTTCAGGCATCAGAAGAAATGATTAAGGAGTTTGTAAAGAAAATTCCATCTATTAAGAAAAAATTATTTCCACCTGCATTAAGAATGGTTATTTGTATTCCTTCAGGAATTACAGAGGTTGAAAAACGAGCTGTAAGAGATTCTGCAAAGCATATGAATGCCAAAGAAATTTACTTAATTTACGAACCAATGGCTGCTGCAATTGGTGTTGGTATTGATATTATGGAACCAAAAGGAAACATGATTATTGATATTGGTGGTGGTACTACAGAAATTGCTGTAATTGCTTTGGGTGGTATTGTTTGTGATCAATCTGTAAAAGTTGCTGGAGATTTATTTACCAACGACATTATGTATTACATGCGTACTCAACACAATTTACATGTGGGTGAAACTACTGCAGAAAAAATAAAAATTACAATTGGTGCTGCAACTGAAGATTTAGATACACCTCCAGATGAAATGTTGGTTCAAGGTAGAGATTTATTAAGTGGAAAACCAAAACAGGTACAAGTTTCTTTTAGAGAAATTGCAAAGGCTTTAGATAAATCTATCTTAAGAATTGAAGATGCTGTAATGGAAACATTGTCTAAAACTCCTCCAGAATTAGCTGCAGATATTTACAATACAGGTATTTATTTAGCAGGTGGTGGTTCTATGTTACGTGGTTTAGATAAGCGTTTGTCTCGTAAAACAGATTTACCTGTTTATGTTGCAGACGATCCTTTAAGAGCTGTTGTTCGTGGAACAGGAATTGCTTTAAAAGAATTAAAAAAATACAAAAACGTATTAATGAACTAG